One genomic segment of Rhabdothermincola salaria includes these proteins:
- a CDS encoding aspartate-semialdehyde dehydrogenase, whose translation MRIGIVGATGQVGRVMRSILAERQFPVTQLRLFASARSAGRRIPWGDGEIEVEDAAAADYSGLDIVLFSAGGSTSKEMAPRVAAAGAVVIDNSSAWRMDPEVPLVVPEVNASALDVIPKNIVANPNCTTMVAMPVLKPLDTEAGLRTLVVSTYQAVSGAGLAGTAELDEQIRKVGDGATALAMSGTAVDYPATDKFPEPIAYNVVPFAGGLVDDGLGETDEEQKLRNETRKILGLPDLAVAATCVRVPVFTGHSLSISASFARPITPEDARRLLFKAPGVELADIPTPLKAAGVDPTFVGRIRVDPTVEHGLSLFLSGDNLRKGAALNAVQIAEELLARR comes from the coding sequence ATGCGCATCGGGATCGTGGGAGCCACCGGGCAGGTCGGCCGTGTCATGCGGTCGATCCTCGCCGAACGGCAGTTCCCTGTCACACAGCTTCGTTTGTTCGCCTCCGCCCGCTCGGCGGGCCGCCGCATCCCATGGGGTGACGGCGAGATCGAGGTCGAGGACGCGGCCGCCGCCGACTACTCCGGGCTCGACATCGTGCTCTTCTCGGCCGGCGGTTCCACGTCGAAGGAGATGGCCCCACGGGTCGCCGCCGCCGGCGCCGTGGTGATCGACAACTCGTCGGCCTGGCGCATGGACCCCGAGGTGCCCCTGGTGGTGCCCGAGGTGAACGCCTCCGCGCTCGACGTCATCCCCAAGAACATCGTGGCCAACCCCAACTGCACGACCATGGTGGCCATGCCGGTGCTCAAGCCCCTCGACACCGAGGCCGGCCTCCGCACGCTGGTGGTGAGCACCTACCAGGCCGTCTCGGGGGCGGGCCTGGCCGGCACCGCCGAGCTCGACGAGCAGATCCGCAAGGTCGGCGACGGTGCCACCGCGCTGGCCATGTCGGGCACCGCGGTCGACTACCCCGCCACCGACAAGTTCCCCGAGCCCATCGCCTACAACGTGGTCCCCTTCGCCGGCGGTCTGGTCGACGACGGCCTCGGCGAGACCGACGAGGAGCAGAAGCTCCGCAACGAGACCCGCAAGATCCTCGGGCTGCCCGATCTCGCCGTGGCCGCCACCTGCGTGCGGGTCCCGGTGTTCACGGGGCACTCGCTGTCGATCAGCGCCTCGTTCGCCCGACCGATCACCCCCGAGGACGCCCGCCGTCTGCTGTTCAAGGCCCCGGGCGTGGAGCTGGCCGACATCCCCACCCCGCTCAAGGCCGCTGGCGTGGATCCCACCTTCGTGGGCCGCATCCGGGTCGACCCGACCGTCGAGCACGGTCTGTCGCTGTTCCTCTCGGGCGACAACCTGCGCAAGGGCGCGGCCCTCAACGCGGTGCAGATCGCCGAAGAGCTGCTGGCCCGCCGCTGA
- a CDS encoding MazG nucleotide pyrophosphohydrolase domain-containing protein: MTLIELQALMDRLYGEADRDRGLAPTVAWLCEEMGELAQAVRKGSTEEQLHELGDVLAWLASLANQLGLSLDEAMVRYTLDPPP; this comes from the coding sequence GTGACCCTCATCGAGCTGCAGGCCCTGATGGACCGCCTCTACGGCGAGGCCGACCGCGACCGGGGCCTCGCCCCCACGGTGGCCTGGCTGTGCGAGGAGATGGGTGAGCTGGCCCAGGCCGTGCGCAAGGGCAGCACCGAGGAGCAGCTCCACGAGCTGGGCGACGTGCTGGCCTGGCTGGCCTCGTTGGCCAACCAGCTGGGCCTCAGCCTCGACGAGGCGATGGTGCGCTACACCCTCGATCCGCCGCCCTGA
- a CDS encoding ArsA family ATPase, producing MSALPSLGAVVDHHRIVVCTGSGGVGKTTTAAVVAMEAARRGRRACVVTIDPARRLANAMGLAGLTDTATRVDGPWPGELWALMLDTKSTFDALVAKHAGDPDQAQAILSNRFYRNISGALSGTQEYMAMEKLYELHHEGGYDVVVVDTPPTRNALDFLEAPRRLTRFLDHRLYKLLMTPTRGLARAVNVAAQAFLRTVSKVVGGDVVADSIEFFTAFDGMEAGFSERADAVVELLTHDETAFVLVTAPRRDVVEEATFFAEKLHEADIPVRALVVNRVHPHFTDAPADTLRMRAATHAGSDLGELYANLAEFATVAASEDGHLHGLSTRVAPAPVVKVPFLDTDVHDLEGLARIARHLFPEDR from the coding sequence ATGAGCGCCCTGCCGAGCCTCGGGGCCGTGGTCGACCACCACCGCATCGTGGTGTGCACCGGCTCCGGCGGCGTCGGCAAGACCACCACGGCCGCGGTGGTGGCCATGGAGGCGGCCCGGCGAGGACGGCGGGCATGCGTCGTCACCATCGACCCCGCCCGCCGGTTGGCCAACGCCATGGGGCTGGCCGGCCTCACCGACACCGCCACCCGGGTCGACGGCCCCTGGCCGGGCGAGCTGTGGGCCCTGATGCTCGACACCAAGTCCACCTTCGACGCCCTCGTGGCCAAGCACGCCGGCGACCCCGACCAGGCCCAGGCCATCCTCTCCAACCGCTTCTATCGCAACATCTCCGGCGCCCTCTCGGGCACCCAGGAGTACATGGCGATGGAGAAGCTCTACGAGCTGCACCACGAGGGCGGCTACGACGTGGTCGTGGTCGACACGCCGCCCACCCGCAACGCCCTCGACTTCCTCGAGGCCCCCCGTCGCCTCACCCGGTTCCTCGACCACCGCCTCTACAAGCTGCTGATGACCCCGACCAGGGGGCTGGCCCGCGCCGTGAACGTGGCCGCCCAGGCGTTCCTGCGCACCGTGTCCAAGGTGGTGGGCGGCGACGTGGTGGCCGACTCCATCGAGTTCTTCACCGCCTTCGACGGCATGGAGGCCGGCTTCAGCGAGCGCGCCGACGCCGTGGTCGAGCTGCTCACCCACGACGAGACGGCGTTCGTGCTGGTGACCGCCCCCCGCCGCGACGTGGTCGAGGAGGCCACCTTCTTCGCCGAGAAGCTGCACGAGGCCGACATCCCGGTGCGGGCCCTCGTCGTGAACCGGGTCCACCCCCACTTCACCGATGCCCCGGCCGACACCCTCAGGATGCGCGCGGCCACCCACGCCGGCTCCGACCTCGGTGAGCTCTACGCCAACCTGGCCGAGTTCGCCACCGTGGCCGCCAGCGAGGACGGCCACCTCCACGGCCTCTCGACCCGAGTGGCCCCGGCCCCGGTCGTCAAGGTGCCGTTCCTCGACACCGACGTCCACGATCTCGAGGGCCTGGCCCGCATCGCCCGCCACCTCTTCCCCGAGGATCGCTGA
- a CDS encoding peptidylprolyl isomerase: MAPTSRRTHDPSRRPAAEATAQRRRASLRKKRIVAIIIAGALVLSTVAGVIAASTSTTTDSTAPTSTTLPTTTEVPATGIEPTGAPRGEALTGATPCPPVDGSAVRTTSFAEPPPMCIDPTRFHTAVVTTDAGALTFQLNPQRAPESVNAFVVLARYGFYDDAPITAIAPRGWFEAGGLLAGDGPPAGFTIPDEAPPQGQIFTPGTIAMVGDAGTAGPNRGAFLVATFENAPAIDQGVSSFGILLDGTATLAAIDAAATADGRPARPITIESVTVTESDPIP, encoded by the coding sequence ATGGCCCCGACCTCCCGACGCACCCACGACCCCTCCCGCCGACCCGCCGCCGAGGCGACCGCTCAGCGCCGGCGGGCCTCGCTGCGCAAGAAGCGCATCGTCGCCATCATCATCGCCGGCGCCCTCGTGCTGTCCACCGTCGCCGGGGTGATCGCCGCCTCCACGTCCACCACCACGGACTCGACGGCCCCGACCTCCACCACCCTCCCCACCACCACGGAGGTGCCGGCCACGGGCATCGAGCCGACGGGCGCGCCGAGGGGAGAGGCCCTCACCGGGGCCACGCCGTGCCCCCCGGTCGACGGCTCCGCGGTGCGCACCACCTCGTTCGCCGAGCCCCCGCCGATGTGCATCGACCCGACCCGCTTCCACACCGCGGTGGTGACCACCGATGCCGGGGCCCTCACCTTCCAGCTCAACCCGCAGCGGGCGCCGGAGTCGGTGAACGCCTTCGTGGTCCTGGCCCGCTACGGCTTCTACGACGATGCCCCGATCACCGCTATCGCCCCGCGCGGCTGGTTCGAGGCCGGCGGGCTGCTCGCCGGCGACGGACCCCCGGCCGGCTTCACCATCCCCGACGAGGCACCCCCGCAGGGCCAGATCTTCACGCCCGGCACCATCGCCATGGTCGGCGACGCCGGCACCGCCGGACCCAACAGGGGGGCGTTCCTGGTGGCCACCTTCGAGAACGCCCCCGCCATCGACCAGGGCGTCTCGTCGTTCGGCATCCTCCTCGACGGCACCGCCACCCTGGCAGCCATCGACGCCGCGGCAACGGCCGACGGGCGGCCGGCGCGGCCGATCACCATCGAGTCGGTCACCGTCACCGAGAGCGACCCCATCCCGTGA
- a CDS encoding WhiB family transcriptional regulator, whose protein sequence is MSAQRSDDSWQLKAACRGPQAAVFFPPPQFERKDDKIFRESRAKEICTSCSVKSECLDYAISIREPHGIWGGLNELERKQLLTQRAG, encoded by the coding sequence GTGAGTGCGCAGCGCAGCGACGATTCCTGGCAGCTCAAGGCGGCGTGTCGAGGACCGCAGGCGGCGGTCTTCTTCCCTCCTCCGCAGTTCGAGCGCAAGGACGACAAGATCTTCCGTGAGAGCCGAGCCAAGGAGATCTGCACCTCCTGCTCGGTGAAGTCGGAGTGCCTCGACTACGCCATCTCGATCCGTGAGCCCCACGGCATCTGGGGCGGCCTCAACGAACTGGAGCGCAAGCAGCTGCTCACTCAACGAGCAGGCTGA
- a CDS encoding NfeD family protein: MRRLSVTGAVVAMLGVVLALVGPVGAAAAQDSDGGPTTGSDAGYVAVVKVSGLLDPVMVDFVTTSIGEAEEEGAVALVLQVNSTGVVVDDSRMVQLLERMGSASVPVDVWVGPSGSNLTGTAAQLVGAAGEVGMAPGTRLGNAGVPLTDTLDEQRLALIADRTVSSQEAAELGVTTVEAPTIGDFLVNLPEVETREITQGDQTRREPVTQVQFGQLSLVDQMMHTVASPAVAYLLITVGLALMIFELFTAGVGVAGVVGAGSFVLACYGLAILPVRWWALALLVASMLAFAVDVQTGVPRFWTGAGVVMFAVSSIFLFDGLSLSWITLVVGIVGVVLAFVGGMPSMVRTRFSTPTIGREWMIGEMGRAVSSVDPDGVVQIREALWRASTNRATPIEELDRVRVVGIDGLVLEVEPEEGAARDYRERRPKGASGEAGDAPAE; the protein is encoded by the coding sequence GTGCGCAGACTATCGGTGACCGGCGCCGTGGTGGCCATGCTGGGGGTCGTGCTCGCCCTGGTGGGCCCCGTCGGTGCGGCCGCGGCCCAGGACAGCGACGGGGGACCCACCACCGGCTCCGATGCCGGCTACGTCGCCGTCGTCAAGGTCAGCGGCCTGCTCGACCCCGTGATGGTGGACTTCGTGACCACCTCCATCGGCGAGGCCGAGGAGGAAGGGGCGGTGGCCCTCGTGCTGCAGGTGAACTCCACCGGCGTCGTCGTCGACGACAGCCGCATGGTGCAGCTGCTCGAACGCATGGGGTCGGCCTCGGTGCCCGTCGACGTGTGGGTCGGACCGTCGGGCTCCAACCTCACCGGCACCGCCGCCCAGCTGGTCGGCGCCGCCGGCGAGGTCGGCATGGCGCCGGGCACCCGTCTCGGCAACGCGGGGGTGCCGCTCACCGACACCCTCGACGAGCAGCGCCTGGCCCTCATCGCCGACCGCACCGTCAGCTCCCAGGAGGCGGCCGAGCTCGGGGTCACCACCGTCGAGGCCCCCACCATCGGCGACTTCCTCGTCAACCTGCCCGAGGTCGAGACCCGCGAGATCACCCAGGGCGACCAGACCCGACGCGAGCCCGTCACCCAGGTCCAGTTCGGTCAGCTCTCGCTCGTCGACCAGATGATGCACACCGTCGCCAGCCCGGCGGTCGCCTACCTGCTGATCACCGTGGGCCTGGCCCTCATGATCTTCGAGCTCTTCACCGCCGGCGTCGGTGTGGCCGGCGTGGTCGGGGCGGGGTCCTTCGTCCTGGCCTGCTACGGCCTGGCCATCCTGCCCGTGCGGTGGTGGGCCCTGGCGCTGCTGGTGGCGTCCATGCTGGCCTTCGCGGTCGACGTCCAGACGGGCGTCCCCCGCTTCTGGACCGGCGCCGGCGTGGTGATGTTCGCGGTGTCGTCGATCTTCCTGTTCGACGGCCTGTCGCTGTCGTGGATCACCCTGGTGGTGGGCATCGTCGGCGTCGTGCTGGCGTTCGTCGGCGGCATGCCGTCGATGGTGCGCACCCGGTTCTCGACGCCGACCATCGGCCGTGAGTGGATGATCGGCGAGATGGGACGGGCCGTCTCGAGCGTCGATCCCGACGGGGTGGTGCAGATCCGCGAGGCCCTGTGGCGGGCGTCCACCAACCGGGCCACGCCGATCGAGGAGCTCGATCGGGTGCGCGTGGTGGGGATCGACGGGCTCGTGCTCGAGGTCGAACCCGAAGAGGGCGCGGCCCGCGACTACCGCGAACGTCGGCCCAAGGGCGCCTCCGGTGAAGCGGGTGACGCTCCGGCCGAGTGA
- the selB gene encoding selenocysteine-specific translation elongation factor, translated as MTDGAVVRVVATAGHVDHGKSTLVQALTGTDPDRWAEEKARGLTIDLGFASARLPSGATVAFVDVPGHTRFLKNMLAGVGAVQACVFVVAATEGWKPQSEEHLRILDLLGVEHGLVALTKVGLVDDDTAELAVLELAERVAGTFLADAEVVPVDAVHGTGLPALTAALDRLVRATPPAPDRGRPRLWVDRSFAPKGAGTVVTGTLGHGALAVDDEVVVLPSRRPARIRRLQSLHVDVDRIGPGTRVAVNLSGIDHGDVGRGDALVTQDGWHTTTTVDALLTTLPTLGHPVSRRGAHLLHLGSGELPVRLRVLGDDAIEPGATAPVRVHLPRPLPLVPGDRFVLRDAGRGETVGGGEVLDVDPVRPASHARPDRSIDRVVAERGWVEVEHLERLTGVHRAPDVGRWTVDPAELARTREELRGAVAAAGPHGLDLAPMDERRRAVLDTLDDVVRDAGRARVAAEDHAEPFADHPWLAAVEAEPFAPPPPDGVEPSDLQALTRAGLVVRTGSVWFAASAIETAAARVADLLATRPEGVTVAEVREALGTSRKYVIPLLTHFDETGRTRRRGDHRIAGPRLAVGR; from the coding sequence GTGACCGACGGTGCCGTGGTGCGGGTGGTGGCCACCGCCGGGCACGTCGACCACGGCAAGTCGACGTTGGTGCAGGCCCTCACCGGCACCGACCCCGACCGCTGGGCCGAGGAGAAGGCCCGCGGCCTCACCATCGACCTCGGGTTCGCCTCCGCCCGGCTGCCCTCCGGTGCGACCGTCGCCTTCGTCGACGTCCCCGGGCACACCCGGTTCCTGAAGAACATGCTGGCCGGGGTGGGGGCGGTGCAGGCGTGCGTCTTCGTCGTGGCGGCCACCGAGGGGTGGAAACCCCAGAGCGAGGAGCACCTCCGGATCCTCGACCTCCTCGGCGTGGAGCACGGCCTCGTCGCCCTCACCAAGGTCGGGCTGGTCGACGACGACACCGCCGAGCTGGCGGTCCTCGAGCTGGCCGAGCGGGTGGCCGGGACCTTCCTCGCCGACGCCGAGGTCGTCCCCGTCGATGCCGTCCACGGGACCGGGCTCCCCGCGCTCACCGCCGCGCTCGACCGGCTGGTGAGGGCCACCCCACCGGCCCCCGACCGGGGCCGGCCCCGTCTGTGGGTCGACCGCAGCTTCGCGCCGAAGGGGGCGGGCACGGTGGTCACCGGCACGCTCGGGCACGGCGCCCTGGCGGTCGACGACGAGGTGGTGGTCCTGCCGTCCCGCCGCCCGGCGCGGATCCGCCGCCTGCAGTCCCTCCACGTCGACGTCGACCGCATCGGACCCGGTACCCGGGTGGCGGTCAACCTCAGCGGGATCGACCATGGCGACGTGGGCCGCGGGGATGCCCTGGTGACCCAGGACGGGTGGCACACCACGACCACGGTGGATGCCCTGCTCACCACCCTGCCCACGCTCGGCCATCCCGTCTCCCGGCGAGGGGCCCATCTGCTCCACCTGGGCAGCGGCGAGCTCCCCGTGCGCCTCCGGGTGCTGGGCGACGATGCCATCGAGCCCGGCGCCACCGCCCCCGTCCGCGTCCACCTACCCCGCCCCCTCCCCCTGGTGCCCGGCGATCGGTTCGTGCTGCGCGACGCCGGACGAGGCGAGACCGTGGGCGGCGGGGAGGTGCTCGACGTCGACCCCGTCCGGCCGGCGTCGCACGCCCGCCCCGACCGCAGCATCGATCGGGTCGTCGCCGAACGGGGGTGGGTCGAGGTCGAGCACCTCGAACGGCTCACCGGCGTGCACCGCGCCCCCGACGTGGGACGTTGGACCGTCGACCCCGCCGAGCTGGCCCGCACCCGCGAGGAGCTGCGCGGGGCGGTGGCCGCCGCCGGTCCCCACGGTCTCGACCTGGCCCCGATGGACGAACGGCGCCGGGCGGTGCTCGACACCCTCGACGACGTGGTCCGTGACGCAGGGCGGGCCCGCGTCGCGGCGGAGGATCACGCCGAGCCCTTCGCCGATCACCCGTGGTTGGCCGCCGTCGAGGCCGAACCCTTCGCGCCGCCTCCACCCGACGGCGTCGAGCCCTCTGACCTCCAGGCCCTCACCCGGGCCGGGCTGGTGGTGCGCACCGGTTCCGTGTGGTTCGCGGCGTCGGCGATCGAGACTGCGGCCGCCCGGGTGGCCGACCTGTTGGCCACCCGACCCGAAGGCGTCACCGTGGCCGAGGTGCGCGAGGCCCTGGGAACCTCCCGCAAGTACGTGATCCCGCTGCTCACCCACTTCGACGAGACCGGCCGGACCCGACGGCGGGGCGATCACCGCATCGCCGGACCCCGCTTGGCCGTCGGGCGGTGA
- a CDS encoding response regulator gives MPTVLLATDADWIFDEVDAALGDADTTVYRVRAGIDVLGAIDEVAPDLVVLDQQIGNMGGMATCMAIRNAEGIDRIPITAVLMLLDRGHDAFLARRHDADGYLVKPVDAFRLRRAATTLLAGESWFEEIDPVSSQPADLTLRG, from the coding sequence GTGCCGACCGTGCTCCTCGCCACCGATGCCGACTGGATCTTCGACGAGGTCGACGCCGCCTTGGGCGACGCCGACACCACCGTCTACCGGGTGCGGGCCGGCATCGATGTCCTGGGCGCCATCGACGAGGTCGCGCCCGATCTCGTCGTGCTCGACCAGCAGATCGGCAACATGGGCGGCATGGCCACCTGCATGGCCATCCGCAACGCCGAGGGCATCGATCGCATCCCGATCACGGCGGTGCTGATGCTGCTCGACCGGGGCCACGACGCCTTCCTGGCCCGGCGCCACGATGCCGACGGCTACCTGGTGAAGCCGGTCGACGCCTTCCGTCTCCGCCGGGCGGCCACCACCCTCCTGGCCGGCGAGAGCTGGTTCGAGGAGATCGACCCGGTCTCCAGCCAGCCGGCCGATCTCACCCTCCGCGGGTGA
- a CDS encoding STAS domain-containing protein, with product MLEITVEHTGQYTLCRPVGELDAYTVGAFREALAELASSPRLLIDLSDVPFMDSSGLGALIGGIRRAREADGEVTVACSRPTLTRLLHTTGFDRIVAVADTVEAAEAALLDPVD from the coding sequence TTGCTGGAGATCACGGTGGAGCACACCGGGCAGTACACGCTGTGCCGCCCGGTGGGGGAGCTCGACGCCTACACCGTCGGCGCCTTCCGCGAGGCGCTGGCCGAGCTGGCCTCCAGCCCGCGGCTGCTGATCGACCTCTCCGACGTGCCGTTCATGGACTCCTCCGGCCTCGGTGCGCTGATCGGTGGCATCCGCCGGGCTCGCGAGGCCGACGGCGAGGTCACGGTGGCCTGCAGCCGCCCGACCCTCACCCGCTTGTTGCACACGACCGGCTTCGATCGCATCGTGGCGGTGGCCGACACCGTCGAGGCCGCCGAGGCCGCCCTGCTCGACCCCGTCGACTGA
- a CDS encoding aspartate kinase, giving the protein MALLVQKFGGTSVADPERMRAVADHVARTVRRGNQVVVVISAMGKETDELLRLAREVSETRPGREMDMLITAGERKAMSLLCMAIADRGVPAESFTGSQAGFLTDSTHMDAKIVDVRPERVREALDRGSVAVVGGAQGISPERNITFLGRGGSDTTAVALAHALGADVCELYTDVSGVFTTDPRVVDDARKLTTISFDELMEMTANGCPKPAMRSVEYARTHGVDLHVRSAFTWEPGTRVTKEDDDMEQAIVSAVVHDASDAKVTIGGVEDRPGIAARVFRALAGEQVSVDLIVQNTSEAGRTDISFTVPDDELATAMAVCEREAAAVGADEVTGDPDIARISVIGAGMKTHPGVAATVFETLAAHDINILMIASSAIRISVVVAVEQAEQAIQVLHDGFRLDEGPAYID; this is encoded by the coding sequence GTGGCTCTCCTGGTTCAGAAGTTCGGTGGCACGTCGGTGGCCGATCCCGAGCGCATGCGCGCCGTGGCCGACCACGTTGCTCGCACGGTCCGCAGGGGCAACCAGGTCGTGGTCGTCATCTCCGCCATGGGCAAGGAGACCGACGAGCTCCTGCGCCTGGCCCGTGAGGTGTCCGAAACCCGCCCGGGGCGGGAGATGGACATGTTGATCACCGCCGGCGAGCGCAAGGCCATGTCGCTGCTGTGCATGGCCATCGCCGACCGCGGCGTACCGGCGGAGTCCTTCACCGGCTCCCAGGCGGGGTTCCTCACCGACTCCACCCACATGGACGCCAAGATCGTCGACGTCCGGCCCGAACGGGTGCGAGAGGCGCTCGATCGGGGGTCGGTCGCCGTCGTCGGTGGGGCGCAGGGCATCTCGCCCGAGCGCAACATCACCTTCCTCGGCCGCGGCGGCTCCGACACCACCGCGGTGGCGCTGGCCCACGCCCTCGGCGCCGACGTCTGCGAGCTCTACACCGACGTGTCCGGCGTGTTCACCACCGATCCCCGGGTCGTCGACGACGCCCGCAAGCTCACCACCATCAGCTTCGACGAGCTGATGGAGATGACGGCCAACGGCTGTCCCAAGCCGGCCATGCGGTCCGTCGAGTACGCCCGCACCCACGGTGTCGACCTCCACGTGCGCTCCGCGTTCACGTGGGAGCCCGGCACGCGTGTCACCAAGGAGGACGACGACATGGAGCAGGCCATCGTCTCGGCGGTCGTGCACGACGCCTCGGACGCCAAGGTCACCATCGGTGGTGTGGAGGACCGCCCCGGCATCGCCGCCCGCGTCTTCCGGGCGTTGGCCGGCGAGCAGGTGAGCGTCGACCTCATCGTCCAGAACACCTCCGAGGCGGGCCGGACCGACATCTCCTTCACGGTGCCCGACGACGAGCTGGCCACGGCCATGGCCGTGTGCGAGCGCGAGGCGGCTGCCGTGGGCGCCGACGAGGTCACCGGCGATCCCGACATCGCCCGGATCAGCGTCATCGGGGCCGGCATGAAGACCCACCCCGGGGTGGCGGCCACCGTGTTCGAGACCCTCGCCGCCCACGACATCAACATCTTGATGATCGCCAGCTCGGCCATCCGCATCTCGGTCGTCGTGGCCGTCGAGCAGGCCGAGCAGGCCATCCAGGTCCTCCACGACGGCTTCCGCCTCGACGAGGGCCCCGCCTACATCGATTGA
- a CDS encoding peptidylprolyl isomerase yields the protein MGTSKRERQKAGHQARQSAIARAEAAAARRRRYVQAGVLALFVLVVIGGAVVLSNRDDGSDTAAPTTTVDPQAGTPVELPTPPGPGATIEGETPCPEADGSSERTTSFSAAPPMCIDPASSYTARFDTSAGPISVELDAASNPETVNNFVVLARYHYYDDTAIFRADRSIEIIQGGAPTTNSASDPGPGYTIADEGGPYTYEPGQLVMARTAAEDSAGAQFFFTAGPASSALDSQGTYVVFGTTDEAGLAVVQQILASAVDDPTSGLGGTPDPPVVIEGIEITES from the coding sequence ATGGGAACCTCCAAGCGTGAACGTCAAAAGGCCGGCCACCAGGCTCGCCAGTCGGCCATCGCCCGGGCCGAGGCGGCGGCGGCGCGTCGGCGGCGCTACGTCCAGGCCGGGGTGCTCGCCCTGTTCGTCCTCGTGGTGATCGGCGGCGCCGTGGTGCTGTCGAACCGCGACGACGGCTCCGACACCGCCGCCCCGACGACCACCGTCGACCCGCAGGCCGGCACGCCCGTCGAGCTGCCGACGCCGCCGGGACCCGGTGCCACGATCGAAGGCGAGACCCCGTGCCCCGAGGCCGACGGCTCGTCGGAGCGCACCACGTCGTTCAGCGCCGCCCCGCCGATGTGCATCGACCCGGCCAGCAGCTACACCGCTCGCTTCGACACCAGCGCCGGGCCGATCAGCGTGGAGCTCGATGCCGCCTCGAACCCCGAGACGGTCAACAACTTCGTGGTGCTGGCCCGCTACCACTACTACGACGACACGGCCATCTTCCGGGCCGACCGGAGCATCGAGATCATCCAGGGTGGGGCGCCCACCACCAACAGCGCCAGCGACCCCGGCCCGGGCTACACGATCGCCGACGAGGGGGGGCCCTACACCTACGAGCCCGGTCAGCTGGTCATGGCCCGCACCGCGGCGGAGGACTCCGCCGGCGCCCAGTTCTTCTTCACCGCCGGCCCCGCCTCCTCGGCGCTCGACAGCCAGGGCACGTACGTCGTCTTCGGCACCACCGACGAGGCGGGCCTGGCCGTCGTCCAGCAGATCCTGGCTTCGGCGGTCGACGACCCCACCAGCGGCCTGGGCGGCACCCCGGACCCGCCCGTGGTGATCGAGGGCATCGAGATCACCGAGTCCTGA
- a CDS encoding ArsA family ATPase, whose protein sequence is MDPAQFFAASRLLIVAGKGGVGKSTVSAALARTAARAGLSTLVVEVEGKSGLSRLFGRPSFGYDEVVLSPGGGPGGDADVRARTLTPDDALLEYLADHGMHRISRRLTSSGALDVVATAAPGIKDILVLGKVKQLEREGVADLVVLDAPAAGHAISFLRSARGLLDAVRMGPIRTQAADVLEMLTDPQRCQVVLVTLPEETPVNELVETAFSLEDEVGVSLGPVVVNALYPTRGGLDVDPVEAAAAAGAALHAGEAESLAAAARFRRARTALQAEQIERLAGALPLPQLHLPFLFSTDLGPVDVDTLADVLSTQIEGLTPLPER, encoded by the coding sequence GTGGATCCTGCGCAGTTCTTCGCAGCATCGCGCCTGCTCATCGTGGCCGGGAAGGGGGGCGTGGGCAAAAGCACGGTGAGCGCGGCCCTGGCCCGCACCGCGGCCCGCGCCGGTCTGTCGACCCTCGTCGTGGAGGTCGAGGGCAAGAGCGGGTTGTCCAGGCTGTTCGGCCGGCCGAGCTTCGGCTACGACGAGGTGGTGCTGTCCCCCGGTGGCGGACCGGGCGGCGACGCCGATGTCCGGGCCCGCACCCTGACCCCCGACGACGCCCTCCTCGAGTACCTGGCCGACCACGGGATGCACCGGATCAGCCGACGGCTGACCTCCTCGGGTGCCCTCGACGTGGTGGCCACCGCCGCACCCGGCATCAAGGACATCCTCGTGCTGGGCAAGGTCAAGCAGCTCGAACGCGAGGGGGTCGCCGACCTCGTCGTCCTCGACGCCCCCGCGGCCGGCCACGCCATCTCCTTCCTGCGCTCCGCCCGGGGGCTGCTCGACGCCGTGCGGATGGGCCCCATCCGCACCCAGGCCGCCGACGTGCTGGAGATGCTCACCGATCCGCAGCGGTGCCAGGTGGTGCTGGTGACGCTGCCCGAGGAGACGCCGGTGAACGAGCTCGTCGAGACGGCCTTCAGCCTCGAGGACGAGGTCGGCGTGAGCCTCGGGCCGGTGGTGGTCAACGCCCTCTACCCCACCCGTGGCGGCCTCGACGTCGACCCGGTCGAGGCCGCCGCCGCCGCCGGCGCGGCCCTCCACGCCGGTGAGGCCGAGTCCCTCGCGGCGGCGGCGCGCTTCCGGCGAGCCCGCACCGCGCTGCAGGCCGAGCAGATCGAACGGCTCGCCGGCGCGCTCCCCCTGCCCCAGCTCCACCTCCCGTTCCTCTTCTCCACCGACCTGGGCCCGGTCGACGTCGACACCCTCGCCGACGTCCTCTCCACCCAGATCGAGGGCCTGACCCCCCTCCCCGAGCGATGA